Within the Amyelois transitella isolate CPQ chromosome 3, ilAmyTran1.1, whole genome shotgun sequence genome, the region CAATCAAGATTCAATCCTCTCTGTGATtcgaaacaaaaagaaaatactaatattaccaaatataaaataccatggttacattaaaaatacaaacaaatgcaataaaatacttattttatgaaatatatttatattacctctattactttattataacTTTCTGACAAATGAGAGCTTGATAATTTGAGACTTGCAcctgtatgtataataaatttgaataaggaCGCTGTTACCTAAATACTAATGTGACATGTAGTCAAAAGTAACTTAACCTAATACATTGATTTTTCTAGTCCAACATCACTAAGAATTATGAATATTAGTAGATTTAATCTACACCATTTGCTCTGATATCAGATGGATACTCTTTGATaattatcaatataaaattacttacaaactAGTGCATGTGTCGTGAATGGGTGGGAgtttacaatataaatcttCATTATTCAATACTTACCAAACGTGAACGTAATTTGTACTTTGTTCACTGACTTTAAAAGGAATAGGAAAATGCCTTACATGGCAGTGAAGTGTCTGCTTTGTGATCTCTCACTTGCCTGAACTGAACAAGccactaattttattttccactAATACATTCAATACGAGTCACAGGTGAACTCATCTTAtttcataatagaaataaattaataatataaagcaaTACATGGTAAAGATCGGGTAAATCCAGTGAGGGGGCACTGTGTAGTCTTTCTAAAGTTCTCTCTCCAGATCTTTGGATGAACGTCTTAGATTTTCAGAGCAAAATCTCCCTGAATACACCCAAACATACCGACATGTTATACCtcatatgtaaataaaaagggTGGCTAGCTAAGTGTGTCGCCTCACTGTGCCGATATACGCGTTTTTAATTctaacataaaacaaatatctaCTGAGGTGAAATTCACAcgatgttctttttttttaaatataaaaagcagGCAGATACGATCTACATTATGTTAAGTGGTTACCGATTATTTTGCAACATACGCTGCTTACACAAAACACTCAAAAGATCTTTTCATGGAAATATAAGCACGATTACAAAACAGTACGCGTATCACCGAACGAAGTGGTTTACAGTATGGCTGATGCGGCAAGCACGCAAAAGATCATCAGTGGTAGAGAGGGGTAGCGGTGAGGGAGGTTGCCCACAGGGCAGAATGCGTCGCTCCGGGAAGCGTGAGGCACCGGTGGTGGCTGGGGCGCCGCTGCGTTACATGATGCGGCAGTTCTCTTCGCCCTCACGGATCTCGCCCAGCTTAAAAGATAAAgaattagtttaaattatgttgCCAACTATATTTGATCAatcataatgaaaaatgaaaatttatccTACCTCTTAAGGAACGAGGcatgattatgtatgttacgCTATTAAAATTCGAAATAGGTCTACTATTCTGATTTACTGAGgtggaaatatgtaaaaaaaatattaagcatTTTTTTGGCTTACATTGGATGTGTCTCTAgatactaaaaatattgttttttacctGTTCGCGGCGCGGGAACTTGTGCGCGAGTTCGCGATGTCTCTGCGCGCTCGTGCTGATTTGCCGCCGCTGCCGCTCGGACACCGCCACCTCCTACGGAACAAATGTGGTTACAATGTGGATTGAATAATACtagttaaaacttaattttcatAAGCATTATGTAGCATTAGTAATCAATGTAATGTACATAGCCCAGGAATAGTCATTGATATGTAAATGACCACATTTGATCACCAATGTTCTTTAAAAAGTAGTTTAATATAGGACAATAATAAGAAACTCTTGATTAGTGCAGTGACGCCGATAAGAGAGTAATGATACTAACCTCTTGGTCGGTGTTGAGCAGCGCCGTGGTGAAGGAATCGGCCACGAACCACTTCTGTCCCTTCATGACGATATCTCTCGGCGGATCGTGATCGGCCCCAGCATCCGCTGACCACACAGTAGCGATCGCGCCCGGTTCTAACTTCACGGTGCGGTGGAATTTGAATACCGTCTCTTGGTCGCCCGCTTTGCGAATAATTTGATAGCCGCCAAGGCTTTGCTCCTGTGGGATAGATTGTCTAATGTGAATAAATATTGAGATAGGGGTGATACTTGATGTACACAAACAAAGGGGGAAACGAAGACTGGGGcatatttttaagaagaaaagaaaaataagttttgtgaCTATTCAAATAAGTAGTTGTTTTCCTCTACACAGCCCAACTAAGCAAACAATACTTGCTTTTTTGTCATCATCTGTGTGCAAATATTTAGTCAGATAGGTTTAGATGTGTTCCAATTCACGGATTCATACAGATGTGACGgttcaaaacaaaagaatCTCTCAAACTGCAGATATATCCTTCTTATCTTGACAAAACTTCTTATAAGTCCTTATTAGCACTTGATATAACGCTGAAGTCCTGCAGAGAGCGTTCTTCGCAAATgcgaattataattaattatgtgaATTCAGCTCGCAAACTAATTCTACTGAATATGTAGTAGAATCAGTTTGCGAGCTAAATACAAAGGGAATGAAGATTGAATGTCTACAAACCTTCTTTCCCTTATTGCGTATTTTGACAAAAGTTCCATCTGGGCAAGATTCTGCCACTTCCAAATCTCCTTTAGCACTGGAAGTGACGCTGAAGTCCTGCAGACTGCGCTCCTCGCTTTCATCCAGCAGAGTGCGCTTGCGCGCGCGCAGCGGCGTGGCGCGGCGGCCCGGCGTCAGGCGCCCGCTCCCGCCGGCCGACGCGCGCGACTCGCGCCCCGGGGACTGGGAGGTCAGGTTCAGcctgtataatattaaatgtcaTTTTAATCTGGATTCCTACTGCAAAATCGTAGTACTGTCGTGTGAaccccggcactaataaaaaaaaaaagaatagaaccactctatctctttcccatggatgtcgtaaaaggcttataaacttgggactcttatTTTAGActacgggctagcaacctgtcaatatttgattctcaattctatcattaaccaaAACAACTGATCGTGGCCGcaccccacaagagatataggcgtgattatataatcacgcctatatctcttgtgggatgaatataatttcataatttcataGTCTTGCAAGGACGCAACCGGGCCTAAAGACAAGAGAAGGATGACTGACACATTatacatattgtatttttgtccAATTTGTTGATATAACTATGCTAACGACATAGGAATAAGGTCAAGAATTTATAGTAGTACACCTGACGCCCGATTCCCTAAACCCGTTAACAGGAATACCGATGTTAAGTAATGCCCaactttattgaataaaacatttatatttattgaataaaacatttataagaaCGCTTGCTCCGGCGACGATAAAACTAACTCTGACAGAATGATTCTAAAATCAAACAATACCTGTCTTCCTCTCCCTCCAGAAGAGTGCGGTAGGTGGCAATCTCGTGGTCCAGCGATATCTTGATATCCATAAGAGTGGCGTATTCACGCAGCTGGGCGGCCATCTCGTCACGTAAACGAGCCAATTCTTGCTCCAATGACGCCAAGTCTTCGGCGTGACGAGCACGCTCAGATTCCAGCTGACGTTCCAATTCGCGGCAGCGGttctaaaattgaaaaaaattcaattactTTGCTAGTTTCAGAAAACTGGATGTAAAGAAAACTTATAGGTATtctttatgtaatgtatgcaatttaaattttgccgCGTTAATTAGTTGAGGTCACTGGCAGCTTAAACGTCAAGATGTCAAGTGTGATTATTTAGGTTAgaattattttgtgtaggtagtgtaacagatattttattgtaaaaatcttgcctgtgaaattattaaaatagaccCGAAATAAGGGCTTTAAATGTTGTTTCTTTTGTTCACAGGTGAGTAAATgtttagtttataagcttatgtCATTATCAAAGtgttaaaaaacttttgtaaataaagaaatctttTGTTCACAGAAACgcaattacgtctttatttctaaataaacagGCATATTGataattcattataaaacaacatttttgcACATATTTTGAGAGAATTATGGATAAATTAAGATTTGATTTTGCTGTGAAGACAGCATCTGAtggaaaaacaaacattttatgtttaaccTCAATTGCCACGCCTAGCGGGCAGGTCTATGGAATACCATCCGATTATCAATCAATTACTCAACATCAAGCAATTACAAGTACTCCAAACTatgccaaaataaaaaaaacattacaaagaAGACACCAAGTAAGGAAAATCTGGATAACTTTGACAGATAAGATTTCAGAAGTGTATTTGGATAAAGAACAAAACTTGCAATTTAATGATATGTATctagaagaaataatagaaactaAAAGTGATCCAGAGACTATGTCTAGTTCTAGCAGCTCTAACTACACTTTGGAAAAATTGTTAGAAAAATTACttgaagaaaaagagaaaaaatcaGAAATTCAAAATCTAGGCAAGGTTGCTAAAGATTTTATGATACAAAAATTCACAACTAAAACCACAAATGCTTACCAGTggattaaagattttaataaggAATGTGAACGTTTCAAAATTAACgaagacagaaaaaaaatagaaattttgaaaaattttatggaATCTTCGAGTCTACATTGGTATGattgtatgttaataaaacacaCGGTGGAATCAGAGTGGAACCAATGGGAGAAATCATTTTGTGAgacatttacaaataaaggtTGGTCACCCATAAGATATGCTCTTGCCTTTAAATATCAAGCAGGTTCGTTACTTGAATATGCcctaaagaaagaaaaattattattggaaGTTAGGAAGGAAATAGATACTGGAATTCTTATTGATCTTATAGCATTCGGCTTGCCAAATTTTGTTGCTGATAAAATTGACAGAGAAGCTTTGCAAGAAACAGAAGATCTATATAATGAAATAGGAAAATTGGAACACcttgtcataaaaaataagtatgaaaaaaaaggatttacAAATTCcgacaataaacaaaaaaaaatagaagaaaaacAGCCATGCCAAATTTgtatcaatgaaaaaaaagggaaacGTTATCATCCAGAGGAGAATTGTTGGTTTAAAGATAGAACTCGGAAATCAATAGTGAAATCAGTAAATAACTCTGAAATAGAAAcagatttaaataacaaagatCCAAAAAACTAGAGATACCgccattaataaaaataaatttgctaTTGAATGATGCCATAGAAATAACTGGAATTTATGATTCGGGTTCAAATGTATCGTTGATAAACGCAAAATTGTTAAActtaaagaataaagaaaaatctacAACGAATAcacaaatagtaaatttaaagacTATTAATGgtgagaaaaaaacaaaaggtattgtgacattaaaaattaaaatatatgatatagaACAAAACATGGATATTTTCGTCATAGACaaagaaaactttaattatgattttttaattggattagattgtattaaaaaattcagACTTATCCAAAATGAAGACCTAAAAATCATACAAAAAGCTAATCAAAAAGAAGATGTCAATACAAAAAGCAATAGAAATGTCAACATTCCTGATGCACTAGGAGACAAAACTGAGCCAAGATTATTAAGTCCTAAAACGGAGAAAGtgaaacaagaaataaatttcaatgaacacATTGAaactgataaatttaaaaagattgctAATCATCTAGATAAGCAGCAACAATTAGAGATTGACAAGCtcatagaaaaatttaaaactgtatttgCCAAGGATAAATATGATATTGGCACCGTACGAGATTATGAAGCACATATTGACCtcataatggataaatacTGCTGCAAACGACCATATAGATGCACAGTTGAAGATAGAAGAGAAATAGAAGAACAAATATcgaaactattaaaaaaaaatttgattgagGAATCATATAGCCCGTTTGCCGCCCCAGTAACTCTGgcttacaaaaaagaagatgAACGTAAAACAAGACTATGTATAGATTTCAgagaattaaacaaaataatcgtCCCACAATCACAGCCATTCCCATTAATTGAggatttaatgataaaaacagtGAACTCTAAATATTTCTCAACATTTGACATTAATTCAGCATTTTGGTCTATTCCTTTGAAAATACAAGATAGATATAAAACTGCCTTTGTTACTCAGGAAGGACATTTCCAGTGGACATGCTTACCATTTGGATTAAAAACGGCTCCAGCCATTTTTCAGAGAATAATGAGTaacataataagaaaaaataagctTTCTAATTTTGCAGTAAACTTTATAGACGATATACTCATTTTTTCGAAAACCTTTGAAGAACATATATcacatattacaaaatttctgGAGGCAATAGAAATGGAGGGGCTTAGATTAAAATTTACCAAGTGTATATTTGCAAACAATTATGCCAAGTATTTAGGCCATATAATAGAAAACAATTCAGTGAGACCTCTAAAGGATTATTTAGCAGCAGTAAAAGACTTTCCAATACCAGAAACAAGGAAAAATATACGGCAATTTCTAGGAAAGGTAAATTTTCACCATAAGTTTATACCACACAGTGCAATCATCCTGGAACCATTACATAACTTATTAAGGAAAGATGTGAAATTCATATGGAGCGAAGAATgtcaaaaatcttttaatgaaataaaaacattactatGCTCcgaaccaattttgaaaatttatgatCCAGGATTACCAATAAACATTTACACGGACGCAAGTATAAAAGGAATAGGAGCAGTGTTAAAACAGACTGATAAAAATGGAAACAATAAGCCAGTTGcttatttctcaaaaaaattatcagaagcacaaaaaaagaaaaaggcaaTATACCTAGAATGCCTGTCAATAAAAGAAGCTGTAAAATATTGGCAGCACTGGCTCATGGGAAAGGAGTTCACGGTGTATTCCGATCATAAACCTCTAGAAAACATGAATATTAGATCAAGAACTGATGAGGAACTCGGTGAcctaacatattatttatctcaatacaattttaaaattaaatataatcctGGAAAAACAAATCAAGAGGCAGACTGCTTAAGCAGAAATCCTGTTCTAGATGAAActgaaaatactgatgatGCATTGAAAGTGGTAAACTTAATAACTATAGAACAGATAAAAAGTGATCAAAACGCAAAtgaagaaatacaaaaaaggataaaCAAACTAATACTGAAAGAtgaaatatactataaaaaaaataaaggaagagacaaaattatattatcagAAGAACTAAGCAAAACACTGATAAAAAATGTACACATTACTTATTGCCACCTAGGAAGCAcacaaatgataaataaattaaccccATTCTACTCAGCAAAGAATATAATCAcaaagataaaacaaacttGCGAAGAAtgtgaaatatgtataaaaaacaaaacaaggaGAAAGCCAAAATATGGTCTAATGTCACATTTAGGACCAGCAAGATATCCTTTTGAAATTGTATCAATTGATACAATTGGCGGTTTTGGAGGATCACGGTCGACAAAAAAGTATCTACATCTTTTAGTTGACCATTTCACTAGGTATGCTTATATTTTAACGTCAAAGAATCAAAGCtctaacaattttattaaacttattcgGGAAGTGACACAAAGTCATAAAATTGATATGATATTATCAGACCAATATCCCGGCATAAACTCCAAAGAATTTAAAGAATTTctgaaagataataatataagaataatttttactgCTGTGGATACTCCTTTTTCTAATGGCCTTAATGAAAGGCTAAACCAAACTTTGGTTAATAAGATACgatgcaaaataaatgaaagagGAAAGAAAATTGCATGGACAACTATCGCACAgaattgtgtaaaaaaatataatgagacTGAACATACTGTTACCAAATTTGCACCTAAATACCTATTAGAAGGAGAAGATGTAAACATTCTACCAccagaattaaaaacaaaatgttcaaATGAAGACCTAAGAAGTGATAGAAAATTGgcatataaaaataccataaaatctcatgattataataagaaaagaTATGACTTGCTTAGGAGGGAACATGATTTTAAAGAGGGAGATAGAGTTTATGTGGAGAATGGTAATCGTTTAAATAGGAGGAAAACTGATGAATTACGAATTGGACCCTACGAgattttgagaaaaatatctaatacaATTTATGAAGTAGATGCTGGTCACAAAAAGGAAGAATCAAATTTGTTCCATGTTACAAAACTCACTCCATTGCCAGTTGATACACAAACAACTACAtacttgtaattgtttttcTCCGGGAGGGGAAATGTAAAGAAAACTTATAGGTATtctttatgtaatgtatgcaatttaaattttgccgCGTTAATTAGTTGAGGTCACTGGCAGCTTAAACGTCAAGATGTCAAGTGTGATTATTTAGGTTAgaattattttgtgtaggtagtgtaacagatattttattgtaaaaatcttgcctgtgaaattattaaaatagaccCGAAATAAGGGCTTTAAATGTTGTTTCTTTTGTTCACAGGTGAGTAAATgtttagtttataagcttatgtCATTATCAAAGtgttaaaaaacttttgtaaataaagaaatctttTGTTCACAGAAACgcaattacgtctttatttctaaataaacagGCATATTGATAATTCATTATATGgatataggtataatatatTGCCTTTGCATATGTGACTTTATCCTCACAAATAACGGACGCGCTACTGAATCGTTGAGTAATCAACAAGAATTTGTATCGATCCATGAACGCGTTTATGGAGATTGCTTAGTTGGATAAAGTATTCGGTTaccctttatttttataaagtcacTAAAACATCTACGTacaactgaaaataataaattataacaccGACTTATCTAAATACAGTCAAACCAATGCATTTTTTTAGCTAAAATTGCAAGATATTTTAGGAACGACTTTTTCACAGAAATGGAATTCCTGCTTCTCTTACAATAAGTAGTGTAATAATACTAACGCTGAGCGCCGCGTTCTTGTTCTCGAGGTCGTTGAGCTGCGAGTTGAGGCTGTCGATGCGCGTGCGCATGGTGCGCAGCTCCTCCACCGCCACCGTCGCCGCCTGGCTGTTGCGGCTCGCGGCACCTTGCAGGTTCTTCATctgttaaaattgtaaaaaaataagccaAGAATCaatcatgttacaattatttgttaggtaaataaacataaaaagattACTTTGAAACATCGCACAAATTTCTATTTGATAAAGCAATGACTATAAGATTTTCACTAACTACAATCCTTACAGAAGTAATGAGAAAGCATAGGAtgctttttcataaaattatattttttgaacccagtaaataaaataattgctaGTACCTTGTTCTCATAGAGTGCCTCGATCTCATCGCGATTGGCCTTGATGTTGGCCTCCTGCTGTTCACGCAACTCTTGAAGACTTTGCTGCAGCTTGGCTTCATACTGTTGGGCCAAACGACCATCTGTAAATTTATTGACGTTATGAATCATAAATAGTTAAAACAACATTTATCCATAGgcttttataattacattttgctaaaaatctttatttatattattaattgtgccgtgtggttcccagcaccaataaaagaaCCATTCcatccatctcgttcccatggatgtcgttaaaggcggctaagggataggcttataaatttgagattctttttttaggcgatgtgctagcaacctgtcactatttgaatctcaattctatcactaagccaaacagctgaatgtgacatatcagtatttacaagactgttggatctgtctaccccgcaagggatatagacgtgataatatgtatgtattattcattctaacaAACTTTAATAGCAAAACTAACACAAAGATGATAACGTCACTCACCGATCTCTGAGATCTCCACCTGTCGGCGGGTGCGCGTCTCCTGCAGCTCCTGCTGGAACACCTGGTCTTTAAAGGAGAGTTCCTCGCGCAGGCTCTGCACGGTGTTCTCCATGTCGATGCGGCACAGCATCTCTTCTTCCAGGGTCTTGCGGGTGTCAGCGTACACTTTGCGCAACTTCTCCAACTCCTTGGCAAGGTCCTGGCAAAAATGTTTATGAATTAGTTAgtaataatatagtttcatTCTAATAGAAATAAGTTTCAGATGAAATAAGACATTTTTATGTATCAACAATTTTCTAGCGATTTTTTAGATCcttgaattaatattaaccTCCCTTAAATCTGGGCTTTAATTTGCAACATAAATGTAGTAATGTAATGTTTGATTCTGCcaacatatttacaaaaaaatgttaaaaagaataatatcaAACGAAAATGTGCCATTTCATGAACACTGAATTGTTATCTTGTATCGGTCTACAGAAACGAATCGTCATATCGccatcattaatttaatacaaatcattctcaattaacaaaatatctaTGAAGGTTAATGAAATTTACCCTGGCTTCATCCTGAGCCTTCTTCTTGTCGGCAAGAGCGGTGTTGTACTTGTTGCTCTCCTCCGTGAAGCGAGTCTCGTAGTGCCGGGCAAGGTTCTCTGCTTGCGTGCAGTCCTTGGTCTTCTTGTCCAagctgaaattaataaataaataaaaattttagttattacATTGACAGACGGAAATTTAGGCTTCTAACtagatttttgatttatttatcatcaACCCCTTAGCAAAGTCGGAAATGCCGGTTTTTATTCTACACGAAGTGAATCCCGTCACCCATCACATCCGCAATATTGCAAGTACGTCTACGTGGCTCAGCTGGATGCGTAATCATAATCCAGGTTACACATACAACCAAATTACCTTCATATTATTGTCCCACTagtgttattttgaaaaaacgCGGGCAACAGCTTGTCGATGTAAAATACCAAGAAAAACGTTGTATAATGTCAATGTCATCGACTCATACAATGAATTATTTCCGATAGGTAAACAAGTAATTAATGACGCGCTCCTAAAGTATTTGTGATAGCGGTAGTATTACCTTCATGGCATTTTAATAAACTCTTGCATTATTCATTTGGATTTGAATCCTTTCTAATATAAATCCTGTAAGCCAATGTAAACGGGATTGTAACTCATCTTTTAGAGcgatttgaaattttgaattggattttgtttaaattttaatagataattatttaatttttaatgggtttttattttataactttcagaaacctacatataattttaaatataataataataggatGTTGAGGGTCAAGTTATTGAAAACTTGGAACCGTGACATCGGCGCGAGGTGAACGTCTTGTCTCCAAGCGGCAAGCCGTGCGATATTGCGCAACCATATACGGAATGTATTCGTATACCTAATAGTAAACATCCCACTATCCGGTTCCCGCCTGCTTGGCGTATTCTAACAAGCAGCTTTGGCggttaattttatacattacataaatataataccactttatcccttacggattAGACAGAGTCTAATCGTCCACAACAATCtaacagtattaaaaagactgaaacgccacgttcacATACTGATTGTAAAATTCGTTAAAACAATGGGCTAATAACCTagcactatctgaatctcaatactatcattaaagcatacagctgaacgttaaatttataaatacattatacattatactcgtatttccCGCGCTCGGTCAACCGACGCCGCCACCGCGCCGGTGGTGACGTCGCGGGGGCCCAGAATGCGGGCCTTGGCCGATATACGAATGCGTGATAAGAGGGATTTAAAGAGAAAGGGGAATGTCACTCGCTTAATTGTCGGCTCACAAATCTAGGTCTCCGTAGCGGAACACGGCATGCCGAAAATAAACGGAACGATAAATCGATTGAGCAAGACCATCGtcaatgtaaacaaaattatgtaaacattcttttttagagATGATGTCGACTGTTTCGTTATCTAGTACCTAATAACCGTttgatataagtatgtacatgatatttaacatatttgaGGTCATAACTACAATTTTTGGAAGATTACGTAATCTATTTGTCTGTACTTTATCGGTGTCAGAAGattgtattttgaaataaatttacaaaaagtatTTGTTCACATTAGTTTTAAAGAACGGAAGGGCAATGAGACATGCACTTTGGTAACAAATCAAACACTTTTCGGATTGATAGGTTTGTCGGAAAAGAGTAGCAAAATCTATCTATTTGTAAGCCGAAAAATAACTTCGTAATAATAGCAttagataggtaggtacacgAGGTAATGTCGTGGGAAAAGGTAATCGTAAACGTTAACGCAGTTATACAGTATAACACGATACTATTGACATTTGCTGAAATATGCGGAAGATTAGACATGTGCAAAGAGTtgctaatttataaataaatacattataaaatagaatacaaTGTGGGAGGCAACAGTGGGGGTAGCAAAGTCTATGCAGATTTTGATATtagagaaataaatttatctaagCTGACCATGACGTCAGGATATAATTTTGAGAAATCGTCATCCTATATTTTGGAATGAAGGTTGCATTAGTATGCGGCTGCTCACCGGCGGCTAAGCTATAAAAGTCGATTACGTCAGATAAAGCGAGGTCTATACAAGTAAATTAGATGGAATGTAttgagttatttttatgaattttattaaactttatcttgtttttgtgGTTTCGCAACGGTTTAAAGtcacatttttaatacaatgatCTACTTcgcatgtaaaattaaattcttagaaAGTTACGTAGTTACGAGTTTTGGAGGGGCATCAATGTACGCCAATACTGAAGAAAGGAGAGACGCGTTTATCGTTAGTACCAGGCGGTACGGTTTCCGGTTTTCAAACAAGTTGCCGACTTTATAGCCAATATATTACTATGTTCTATTATATGAACGCGACTTTATGAAGATAAACCGTGGGCGGGCAAAACTTCGGCGTTTCGGTGTGCTGACGTGGTCGCGGTCAATAAACGAAGAATAAACTTAGTTGTCGCTTGGATGATGTAGGAGGCCAAATTATTTCGTTTTGTCCTCAAGCAGGTTGGTGTAAATAGGCAGCCAACCATAAAGTCTGTTAAGAGACAAATGAAATGCCCTGCATTGTTGtgcatgttttaaaataatcttttcatTGTCTGACCTTATATAAAAACGTTTGTAGGTTTTATGAAATGCAATGATGACTAATCAAGAagtattaaaacattaaattacatttattacattcctgaaattaattaagataTGTTT harbors:
- the LOC106140175 gene encoding lamin-C, which translates into the protein MSSKTKKTVTSSSNISVVSSVQSPPQSSTPVGSRPSSSAGRPSSPLSPTRHSRLQEKDALQNLNDRLAAYIDKVRQLESENSGLRREIQTTQEVVTREVSNIKGMYEHELQDARKLLDDTSREKAKLEIDLKRLYEENDDLKKRLDKKTKDCTQAENLARHYETRFTEESNKYNTALADKKKAQDEARDLAKELEKLRKVYADTRKTLEEEMLCRIDMENTVQSLREELSFKDQVFQQELQETRTRRQVEISEIDGRLAQQYEAKLQQSLQELREQQEANIKANRDEIEALYENKMKNLQGAASRNSQAATVAVEELRTMRTRIDSLNSQLNDLENKNAALSNRCRELERQLESERARHAEDLASLEQELARLRDEMAAQLREYATLMDIKISLDHEIATYRTLLEGEEDRLNLTSQSPGRESRASAGGSGRLTPGRRATPLRARKRTLLDESEERSLQDFSVTSSAKGDLEVAESCPDGTFVKIRNKGKKEQSLGGYQIIRKAGDQETVFKFHRTVKLEPGAIATVWSADAGADHDPPRDIVMKGQKWFVADSFTTALLNTDQEEVAVSERQRRQISTSAQRHRELAHKFPRREQLGEIREGEENCRIM